Sequence from the Gaiellales bacterium genome:
GGCAGCGGGGCGAGACCGGCTTCGCGCTCGTCGATGCCGGCATGCGCCAGCTGTGGGAGCGTGGCTGGCTGCACAACCGGCCCCGCATGGTCACGGCGTCGTTCCTGACGAAGGACCTCTTGATCGACTGGCGCGAGGGAGCGCGCTGGTACTGGGACACCCTGGTCGACGCCGACCTCGCGAACAACACGCTCGGCTGGCAGTGGGTGGCCGGAAGCGGCGCCGACGCCGCCCCCTACCACCGCATCTTCAACCCGGACACCCAGGCGGCCCGGTTCGATGCCGACGGCGCCTACGCCGGCCGCTGGCTCGGCGCCGGACCACGGCCCGACCCGATCGTCGACCACGCGCGGGCGCGCAAGCGCGCGCTCGACGCGTACGAGGTGGTCAGGCGTTCCCGGGATGCGCCGGGCAGACGACCCGCACGCGACCGTTCCTGAAAGTCGTCGCCTCGAAGCCCGTCGACGACCCGACGCCGTGCCCGCGCGGCTCGACGCCGCCGCATGCCCTTCGACGGCCCGGAGGCGGCGGTTTCCCGATCCCCCGGGGCCGGCCGCAACCGACCCCGGGGAGACATCGGTAGGTGAGGTGTCACACCGCCGCGGGCTGCGGATCGGGTCGCACGATCACCGTGTCGGCGACCGGGATGATCTCGTCGACCGGCAGGTCGGCACGGCCGGCGTGCTTGCGGATCGCCTCGGGGCTCTCCGCCTCGTAGATGCACACGGTGCCCACCGTCCCGGCGCCCTCGTCCAGCACGTAGCTGCGGATCCAGCGGACGTCGTCGGGCATCTGCTCGCCGACGCGCGTCGAACGCTCGGCGGCGTCGCCCAGCTCTTCGGCCGACGACCAGCCGCTGCGGCGCAGGATCACGTACAGGTTCATGGAGCCTCCTCCGTCGTTCAATCGTTTTCCCGGACACCACGCTAGGCGCGGTGCCGACGCGCCACATCGGGAGGGCTGCCTATTTTTTCGCGATGCCCAGGCGGGCCGCCTCGGCCGCCGCCTGGCCCCGGGTCGGCACCGCCAGCTTGCGCAGGATGGCCGAGACGTGATGGTGCACCGTCTTCTCGGACAGGTAGAGGCGGGCGGCGATCTCGCGGTTCCGCAGACCCGCGGTCACGAGCTCCAGCACGTCGAGCTCGCGGACGGTGAGACCGCCCGGGTTCGCCCGCGTGGCCGCCCGCGGCCCAACGGCGATGCCGCGGACGCCGTGGCGGCTGCGCAGCATCCGCGCGACGCAGGCGGCGGTGCGCGTCGCGCCGAGCCGTTCGAGCTCGGCCAGGCTGCGCCGCAGCGGCGCTTCGTCAGCAGTCGCGGTGAGAGCCAGCGCGGCCTCATAGGGGCAGCCGAGCTCCGACCAGCGGCGGGCCGCCGCCTCGCCGTCGCCGGCCAGCTCGAGCGCCCACGGCTCCGCCAAGACCGCAGCGGGGAGCTCCTCGCGGACGCCCGCGCGGCGTCGCCAGACGGCCAGCTCGCCGGCCGACCAGGGGTCAGCGGACTCGAGGGCGACCGCGAGCGTTTCCCCGGTCTCGCCCGCGACCAGGTCGGGCTCGCCGGCCAGCCAGCGCGCCTCCGCGCGAGCCGCGGCGACCGGCGCCAGGCGTTGCAGCTCGGCCATGCCCTCGGCCAGGCGCAGGGCCTCGTCCAGCAATTCCCAGGCCTCCGGATCGCCTCGGCGGGCGCGCAGGCGTCCGACCACGGTGAGCGGCTTGATCCGGCTCGGCGCGGCCGGATTCGGGTAGCGGAGCACCGCGGTCGCCGTGTCGGCCGCCTCGTCCCAACGGCCCTGTTCGAGGTGCGAGCGGGCCAGCCAGCCGGTCATATAGAGCCGCCACGAGTCGACGTCGTGCTCTCGGCAGTAGGCGATCCCGCGCCCGAGGTAGTCGTCGGCAGGGGCGTAGGCGCGGGTCTCGACCATCTGCGATGCGAGGTTCGTGAATGCGCGGGCGGCGTGCTCCTCCAGACCTGCCTGCAGGGCGAGGTCGAGGCTGCGTTCGAGCGTCGCCCGGCCGGCGGGGTCGCCGTTCTGGAGCCGCGACGAGCCGACGTTGTTGAGGGCGTGGACAAGGATCTCCACCTCACCGAGCTGCTCGGCCAGCACGATCGCGCGCTCGCCCCAGGCGATGCCGCCGTCGCAGTCACGGGCGAGCATCCGCAGCTGCGAGATGTTGCTGTAGGCCATGGCGAGCTCGGGGCCGGACGGGAGCCCTTCGAGCACGTCGAGCGCCTCGCGGGCCGCGCGCTCCGAGGCCACGCTCTCGCCCAGGAACCAGCGCAGCCGCGAGACCCAGCGGTGGGCGTCGCCCTCGCGCAGGCGGTCGGCGCGGCGGCGGTGCTCCGCGAGCGCCTCGAGCCGGGCGCTCAGCGCCTCAGGGATCTGGTCGGTCAGGTAGCACTCGTAGGAGCGGCGCTCGTGCAGCTCGGCCCTGCGCTCGGGCGTGAGCGCATCCGCCTCCCGCAAGGCGCGGGCGTACTGCTGGGCGGCCTCGCGGTGCGAGCCGAGCGCCGCCGCCCGCTCCGCCGCCACCGGCGCCCAGCGCAGCACCGCGTCGCGGTCGCCGGCGCCCTCGGCGTGGTAGGCCAGCCGGGCCGGGTCGGGCGGAAGCGCCCGTGAGAGCGCCTCCAGGGCCGCGCGGTGGAGCGCCACCCGGTCGTGCGGCAGAGCTCGGCGTCGAGCACGAAGCGGGCGATCTCGTGCCGGAACGCGACCGCCGCGCCCTCGGGGTGAAGCATGCCCGCCACGAGGCACTCGTCGAGGCCCTCGGGATAGCCGGGCACGCACTCCTCGAGGAGCCGCAGCTCCGCGCGCGGCGGGAAGATCGAGACGGCGTCCAGGATCCGGCGGGCCGGCGGGCCGAGCCGGGCGGCGCGGCCGAGCACGGCGTCGCGCACCGTGGCCGGAACCTCCGCGCCGCCGGCGGCCAGCACCTCGGTGACGAAGAACGGGTTGCCGCCGGTGCGGCGGGCGAGGGCGCCTGCGTCGACGGTCTCGTCGCCGGCGAGCGCCGCGATCGCGTCCGCCGAGAGCGGCGCCAGGGCGAGCCGCAGCGTGCCCGCCGCCGCCAGGTCGCCGAGCACGATCCGCAGCGGGTGGTCGCGATCGACGTGCTCGTCCCGGTAGCTGAGCATGACGAGGAGGGGGAGCGACTCGAGCCGGCGACCCAGCAGGCGCACCACGTCGAGCGTCGCCTCGTCGGCCCAGTGCAGGTCTTCGACGGCGAGCAGGGCCGGCGCGCGCCGCGGCAGCTCCTCGACGAGCGCCGCGACCACGTCGGCCGGTGTCGTCCCGCGAGCGAGCCGCGCCGCCAGCCGCCCGCCGGCGGCGTCGGCGAGCTCGACGAAGGGCGCCAGCGGCCGCGGCGTGAACAGCGGATCGCAGCCGCCCCGGAATGTGGCGACGTCGTCGTGCCCGGCGCAGAACGCGCGCAGGAGCGAGGTCTTGCCGATCCCCGCCTCGCCGCTGAGCAGCACGAGCCGGCCGTGCCCCGACGCGCGCACGGACGCGAGCGCCTCGTCGAGCGCCGAGAGCTCCGCGGCCCGCTCGAGCAGCCCGCCGCACCAACCGGGGTCAGACCCCTTCTGGTGCATCCGCGCGCCAGGTGACGTGCAGCTCCTCCCGGACCGCGAACCGCTCGAGATGGCTTCCGACGACGCTCTCGACCCGCTCGCGGGCCTCACGGTCGGCGCATCCGGCTGGTCTCAGCCCTCGTCTGTGTACACGATGCTCCCATCCACGATGGTCATACGGACGGGAAGCTCGGGCAGATCGTCTGCCGCGACGAGCACGGGATCCTCGGCCAGGATCGTGAGGTCGGCGCGCAGGCCCGGGGCGATCCTCCCGCCCAGCGCCGACTCGCCGACGGTCGCGGCCGCGCCCGTCGTGTAGCCCTCGAGCGCCTCGAGCCCGGACAGGCGCTGGTCGGGCTCGAACGTGCGCCGATCGGGCGCGCCCGGCTGGCGCCGAAGACGCGCCCACGCCATCCCGATCCGCGGATCCTTCTGGGCCACCGACCAGTCCGAACCCAGCGCAAGGGTGACGCCGGCGCGGAGGAAGTCGCCCGTCCGCCAGGCCCGGCCGGCCCGTTCCGGGCCAAGACGCGCTGCCCAGGAGTCAGAGTCGTCGTCGCGTCGCCACTGCATGTGCAGCGGCTGCATCGAGGCGATCACGTTCTCGCGCGGGAACCGGGCCAGGTCGGCGTCGGTGACGGTCTCGATGTGCTCGATGCGGTGGCGCACGCCGTTGGCAGCGCCGGCAGCGAGGTAGGCGTCGAGGGCGGCCCGCACGCCGCGCTCGCCGGTCGCGTGCGTGATGCACTGGAACCCGGCCTGCGCGAAGATCCGCACCGCCTCGGCGTACCGGTCGGGGTCGGGCCAGAACGGCTCCAGCCCGTCGCCGCACGTGTCGTCCGAATAGAGCCAGCCGGTGCCGGTGTCGATCACGCCGTCGATGAAGAACTTCGCAGTGCCGCCGCGCCAGCGCCGGCCGTGCTCCCCGCGGAAGCGAAGCTGGTCGTGCATCGCGTCGAACGACGTCTCCGGCTGCTGCCACAACGGCACGATCGCGCGGGCGGTGAGGTCGCCGGTTGCCTCCAGCTCGCGCATGAGGTCGAACGTCGCCGGAGAGCCGTCCATCACGTGGACGCCGGTGACGCCGCAGGCGTTGAGCGCCCGCAGCGTCTCCAGGATCCGGGCGTAGCGCTCGCGGTCAGTGAGGTCGGGGACGACCGCCTCGACAAGCTCCATCGCAGCCGACTCCCGCAGCTCGCCGGTCGGGGCGCCGTCGCGCACCACCACCTCGGCGCCTTCCGTGAAGTCGACGGCGCCGGTGACGCCCGCCAGGGCCAGCGCCCGGCCGCTTGCGAGCGCCGTGTGCTGATCCATGAACCGGATCATCGTCGGAGCGCCGCCAACCGCCTCCTCGATCAGATCGGCTCCGATCTGGCGGCCGTGGAAGGCCTCGTAGCTCACACCCCAGCCCAGCACCCAACCCTCCGGCCCGCTGCGGCGACGCTCGGCCTCGAGGGCCGACAACACGTCGGCGAGGCTGGCACAGCCCGTCAAATCGGCCCCCATCACCATGTCCGGCGCGAAGGGGTGGATGTGCGCGTCGACGAGCCCGGGCACGACGGTCGCGCCGCCCGCGTCGACGACCTCGGCCGTGCGCGCCGCCTCCCGCGCCTCGGCGGCGGAGCCGACGGCCACGATCAGCCCGTCCCGGACGGCGACGGCCTCGGCCTCCGGCCTCGCCTCGTCGAGCGTGCGCACCGATGCGTTGACGATCGCGTATCCGGCCACCGCGGGGAGCCTACCGCGTGCCGTGGCGCTCACGGATACCTGTTCCGCCGCAGCTCCGCCATCTTTCACACGGAGCGCGCCGCATCCTCTTCTGGGAGGCTGGCGACCAACAGCCACCCGCGCCTCCGCATCACCGCGGAGTCGGACTGCCGCGCGGCGACGAAGTGT
This genomic interval carries:
- a CDS encoding DUF4242 domain-containing protein, producing MNLYVILRRSGWSSAEELGDAAERSTRVGEQMPDDVRWIRSYVLDEGAGTVGTVCIYEAESPEAIRKHAGRADLPVDEIIPVADTVIVRPDPQPAAV
- a CDS encoding amidohydrolase, translating into MAGYAIVNASVRTLDEARPEAEAVAVRDGLIVAVGSAAEAREAARTAEVVDAGGATVVPGLVDAHIHPFAPDMVMGADLTGCASLADVLSALEAERRRSGPEGWVLGWGVSYEAFHGRQIGADLIEEAVGGAPTMIRFMDQHTALASGRALALAGVTGAVDFTEGAEVVVRDGAPTGELRESAAMELVEAVVPDLTDRERYARILETLRALNACGVTGVHVMDGSPATFDLMRELEATGDLTARAIVPLWQQPETSFDAMHDQLRFRGEHGRRWRGGTAKFFIDGVIDTGTGWLYSDDTCGDGLEPFWPDPDRYAEAVRIFAQAGFQCITHATGERGVRAALDAYLAAGAANGVRHRIEHIETVTDADLARFPRENVIASMQPLHMQWRRDDDSDSWAARLGPERAGRAWRTGDFLRAGVTLALGSDWSVAQKDPRIGMAWARLRRQPGAPDRRTFEPDQRLSGLEALEGYTTGAAATVGESALGGRIAPGLRADLTILAEDPVLVAADDLPELPVRMTIVDGSIVYTDEG
- a CDS encoding AAA family ATPase, translating into MHQKGSDPGWCGGLLERAAELSALDEALASVRASGHGRLVLLSGEAGIGKTSLLRAFCAGHDDVATFRGGCDPLFTPRPLAPFVELADAAGGRLAARLARGTTPADVVAALVEELPRRAPALLAVEDLHWADEATLDVVRLLGRRLESLPLLVMLSYRDEHVDRDHPLRIVLGDLAAAGTLRLALAPLSADAIAALAGDETVDAGALARRTGGNPFFVTEVLAAGGAEVPATVRDAVLGRAARLGPPARRILDAVSIFPPRAELRLLEECVPGYPEGLDECLVAGMLHPEGAAVAFRHEIARFVLDAELCRTTGWRSTARPWRRSHGRFRPTRPGWPTTPRAPATATRCCAGRRWRRSGRRRSARTARPPSSTPAPCGRRMRSRPSAGPSCTSAAPTSAT
- a CDS encoding LuxR C-terminal-related transcriptional regulator, yielding MAYSNISQLRMLARDCDGGIAWGERAIVLAEQLGEVEILVHALNNVGSSRLQNGDPAGRATLERSLDLALQAGLEEHAARAFTNLASQMVETRAYAPADDYLGRGIAYCREHDVDSWRLYMTGWLARSHLEQGRWDEAADTATAVLRYPNPAAPSRIKPLTVVGRLRARRGDPEAWELLDEALRLAEGMAELQRLAPVAAARAEARWLAGEPDLVAGETGETLAVALESADPWSAGELAVWRRRAGVREELPAAVLAEPWALELAGDGEAAARRWSELGCPYEAALALTATADEAPLRRSLAELERLGATRTAACVARMLRSRHGVRGIAVGPRAATRANPGGLTVRELDVLELVTAGLRNREIAARLYLSEKTVHHHVSAILRKLAVPTRGQAAAEAARLGIAKK